One window of the Archangium primigenium genome contains the following:
- a CDS encoding MaoC family dehydratase, translating to MPARKLYFEGIRVGDELPALAKAPIDRVQLSRYAGASGDFNPVHVDELYAKSVGMPSVYAPGMLIMGMLGQLISDWARGGQLRRYHVRFIKMVWPGDTVVCKGRVSDRHGEGGRYFVEVDLWAENQKGELVMKGSSVIQLFYSLEDENRQRSGQSPIVVDVPRESLLQASATAAPPGEEDDTKGGSLSGKKTTSKPAAKTAVAPDATKKASK from the coding sequence ATGCCCGCGCGCAAGTTGTACTTCGAAGGCATTCGTGTCGGTGACGAGCTGCCGGCGCTCGCCAAGGCCCCCATCGATCGCGTGCAGTTGTCGCGCTACGCCGGCGCCTCGGGCGACTTCAACCCCGTCCACGTGGACGAGCTGTACGCCAAGAGCGTGGGCATGCCGTCCGTCTACGCCCCGGGCATGCTCATCATGGGCATGCTCGGCCAGCTCATCAGTGACTGGGCGCGCGGCGGGCAGTTGCGCCGCTACCACGTGCGCTTCATCAAGATGGTGTGGCCGGGCGACACCGTCGTGTGCAAGGGCCGCGTGAGCGACCGGCACGGCGAGGGTGGCCGCTACTTCGTCGAGGTGGACCTCTGGGCGGAGAACCAGAAGGGCGAGCTGGTGATGAAGGGCAGCTCCGTCATCCAGCTCTTCTACTCGCTCGAGGACGAGAACCGGCAGCGCTCCGGCCAGTCCCCCATCGTCGTGGACGTGCCGCGCGAGAGCCTCCTGCAGGCCTCCGCCACCGCCGCGCCCCCGGGCGAGGAGGACGACACCAAGGGCGGCAGTCTGTCCGGCAAGAAGACGACGTCCAAGCCCGCCGCCAAGACGGCCGTGGCCCCGGACGCCACGAAGAAGGCCTCGAAGTAG